In Arthrobacter sp. PAMC25284, a single genomic region encodes these proteins:
- a CDS encoding ferrochelatase — translation MSPLESTDDLTSTNDVTQTGRMAPKDYDAVLLASFGGPEGQEDVLPFLRNVTRGRGIPDERLEEVSHHYRANGGISPINQQNRELKAAMEAELATRGIELPVFWGNRNWAPYVPQTLKDMYDAGHRKVLMVTTSAYSCYSSCRQYREDIGMALTETGLDGKLEVDKVRQYFDHPGFVEPFIEGTAAGLADVRAQLAAAGTPDAPVHILFATHSIPTRDAEAAGRSEGEPRHFEEDSAYAAQHLATGTEVIRRVEAQTGLTAPWSLVYQSRSGAPHVPWLEPDINDAIEDLAGQGIKGVVIVPLGFVSDHMEVVWDLDTEALETCGKLGLAATRVPTPGTHRKFVSGIVDLICERTAANNIADRPHLTRLGPWYDVCRPGCCANFRGAKPTIAAADTTVGTGHDPYPAGPGSTTAAGQELP, via the coding sequence ATGAGCCCGCTGGAATCCACCGACGATCTGACCTCCACCAACGACGTCACGCAGACCGGGCGGATGGCACCGAAGGACTACGACGCCGTGCTCCTCGCCTCGTTCGGCGGTCCCGAAGGCCAGGAGGATGTCCTGCCGTTCCTGCGGAACGTCACCCGCGGCCGGGGCATCCCGGATGAACGCCTCGAGGAAGTCTCCCACCACTACCGTGCCAACGGCGGCATCAGCCCCATCAACCAGCAGAACCGTGAGCTGAAGGCCGCCATGGAGGCGGAACTGGCCACCCGCGGCATCGAACTGCCGGTCTTCTGGGGCAACCGCAACTGGGCGCCCTACGTGCCGCAGACCCTGAAGGACATGTACGACGCCGGTCACCGCAAGGTCCTCATGGTCACCACCAGCGCCTACTCCTGCTACTCCAGTTGCCGGCAGTACCGTGAAGACATCGGCATGGCGCTGACGGAAACCGGGCTGGACGGCAAGCTCGAAGTCGACAAGGTGCGCCAATACTTCGATCACCCCGGCTTCGTGGAACCCTTCATCGAAGGCACCGCCGCCGGCCTCGCCGACGTCCGGGCCCAGCTGGCCGCGGCCGGAACCCCGGACGCACCCGTGCACATCCTCTTCGCCACGCACTCCATCCCCACCCGGGATGCCGAGGCCGCCGGGCGGTCCGAGGGCGAACCGCGGCACTTCGAGGAGGACTCCGCCTACGCGGCGCAGCACCTGGCGACCGGTACCGAGGTCATCCGGCGGGTCGAAGCCCAGACCGGGCTCACCGCGCCGTGGTCGCTCGTCTACCAGTCCCGCTCTGGAGCCCCGCACGTGCCGTGGCTTGAACCCGACATCAACGACGCCATCGAAGATCTCGCCGGACAGGGCATCAAGGGCGTTGTGATTGTTCCGCTCGGCTTCGTCAGCGACCACATGGAAGTTGTCTGGGACCTGGACACCGAGGCCCTGGAGACCTGCGGGAAGCTCGGCCTGGCGGCCACCCGCGTTCCCACCCCCGGCACCCACCGCAAGTTTGTCAGCGGCATCGTGGACCTGATCTGTGAGCGGACCGCCGCAAACAACATCGCCGACCGTCCGCACCTGACCAGGCTCGGTCCCTGGTACGACGTTTGCCGGCCAGGCTGCTGCGCGAACTTCCGCGGCGCGAAGCCAACCATCGCCGCAGCCGATACCACCGTCGGCACCGGACATGACCCGTACCCGGCGGGTCCGGGGTCAACGACCGCAGCCGGCCAGGAACTGCCGTGA
- a CDS encoding uroporphyrinogen-III synthase → MAAELDGARILVARAPDRAGELVSALRGAGAEPLLLPLIDFEVASDQHSLDVAFDALGAGAYVWLVITSVTTVQALEAKAAERGATLETWLPGSLQVATIGPATRRALQTRGIGVDLAPTAEQSGAGLAGIWPEGRTRVFLPQADIADPALRRGLEARGASVQAVTAYRTVDYPADPARSLAAHAAGPEHHDADPPPAVLTTAEAKTEVAAGRLHAVVAASPSAARRIHAELAPLGGCRFVAIGRSTAGEAETLGLTVASIAEQPTASGLLAAVIRSLAAPPSRPLTLPPPSTP, encoded by the coding sequence GTGGCGGCAGAGTTGGACGGCGCACGGATTCTCGTTGCCCGCGCCCCGGACCGCGCCGGGGAACTCGTGTCGGCTCTTCGCGGCGCCGGCGCCGAGCCCCTTCTGCTGCCGCTCATCGACTTCGAGGTCGCCAGTGACCAGCACTCCCTCGACGTCGCCTTCGACGCCCTGGGCGCCGGCGCCTATGTCTGGCTCGTGATCACGAGCGTGACCACCGTGCAGGCGCTTGAAGCGAAAGCGGCCGAACGCGGCGCGACTTTGGAAACGTGGCTGCCCGGCAGCCTCCAGGTCGCGACGATCGGGCCCGCCACGCGCCGGGCACTGCAAACACGGGGGATCGGCGTTGACCTGGCACCCACCGCCGAGCAGTCCGGTGCCGGCCTCGCCGGCATCTGGCCTGAGGGCCGGACCCGGGTGTTCCTGCCCCAGGCCGACATCGCCGACCCCGCGCTCCGCCGCGGTCTCGAAGCACGGGGCGCGTCGGTGCAGGCAGTCACGGCCTACCGGACCGTGGACTACCCCGCTGATCCGGCCCGCAGCCTGGCTGCCCACGCGGCCGGCCCCGAACACCACGACGCCGATCCGCCGCCGGCAGTGCTGACGACAGCCGAAGCAAAAACCGAGGTCGCTGCCGGGCGGCTGCACGCCGTCGTCGCGGCGTCGCCCAGTGCCGCGCGGCGCATTCACGCGGAGCTCGCCCCGCTGGGGGGCTGCCGCTTCGTCGCGATCGGACGCTCGACGGCGGGCGAGGCGGAAACGCTGGGCCTCACCGTAGCGTCCATCGCCGAACAGCCGACGGCCTCCGGCCTCCTCGCCGCGGTGATCCGGTCGCTGGCGGCGCCCCCGTCCCGTCCCCTGACACTCCCGCCACCGAGCACCCCGTGA
- the hemB gene encoding porphobilinogen synthase, producing MSFPTHRPRRLRTTPAMRRLTAEHRLSAAELILPAFIREGLTEPRPITSMPGVQQHTTDSLRRAAAEAVQLGVGGIMLFGVPAARDARGTASLDPEGVLNKAIREVRAEVGDDLVVMSDVCLDEFTDHGHCGVLDAHGYVDNDATLEIYGRMAVAQADAGAHVLGPSGMMDGQVAAIRQALEDAGHANTAVLAYAAKYASAFYGPFREAVDSQLTGDRRTYQMDAANRREAILEVELDLAEGADMVMVKPAMSYLDILADVAAMSPVPVAAYQISGEYSMIEAAAANGWIDRRAAITESVLGIKRAGANMVLTYWAKELAGWLKES from the coding sequence ATGAGCTTTCCGACCCACCGCCCCCGCCGGCTCCGCACCACCCCGGCCATGCGCCGGCTGACCGCCGAGCACCGGCTCAGCGCTGCGGAACTTATCCTGCCAGCCTTCATCCGGGAGGGCCTGACCGAACCCCGGCCGATCACATCGATGCCCGGCGTTCAGCAACACACAACCGACTCGCTCAGGCGCGCCGCCGCGGAGGCCGTCCAGCTCGGCGTCGGCGGCATCATGCTGTTCGGCGTTCCGGCGGCACGCGATGCCCGCGGCACCGCGTCGCTGGACCCGGAGGGTGTGCTGAACAAGGCCATCCGTGAGGTGCGTGCGGAGGTCGGAGACGATCTCGTGGTGATGAGCGATGTCTGCCTGGACGAATTCACCGACCACGGCCACTGCGGCGTGCTCGATGCCCACGGCTACGTGGACAATGACGCGACCCTTGAGATCTACGGGCGGATGGCCGTGGCCCAGGCGGACGCAGGGGCGCACGTGCTGGGCCCGTCGGGGATGATGGACGGCCAGGTGGCCGCCATCAGGCAGGCACTCGAGGACGCGGGACACGCCAACACTGCAGTCCTGGCCTATGCCGCGAAGTACGCCTCCGCCTTCTACGGTCCCTTCCGGGAAGCCGTGGACTCCCAGTTGACCGGCGACCGCCGAACCTACCAGATGGACGCGGCCAACCGGCGCGAAGCCATCCTCGAAGTGGAACTTGACCTGGCAGAGGGCGCCGACATGGTGATGGTCAAGCCGGCCATGAGCTACCTCGACATCCTCGCCGACGTCGCGGCAATGAGTCCGGTGCCGGTGGCGGCCTACCAAATCTCCGGGGAGTACTCAATGATCGAGGCGGCCGCAGCCAACGGATGGATTGACCGGCGGGCAGCGATTACCGAATCCGTCCTTGGCATCAAGCGCGCCGGCGCGAACATGGTCCTGACCTACTGGGCCAAGGAACTCGCCGGTTGGCTCAAGGAGTCCTGA
- a CDS encoding LLM class flavin-dependent oxidoreductase, translated as MQNTPEVPSRSSAVGSSAASPPAAGQPAPGPTAPVGAGRVLLGLNTFGDVGVFPDGHAVPHAQVLRQLLEQAELADEVGLHAFGVGEHHRGDFAVSAPEVFLAAAAARTRNIRLGSAVTVLSSDDPIRVFQRFSTVDAIANGRAEVMLGRGSFIESFALFGLDLADYEILFEEKLALFDQVRAQRPVHWEGRTRPAISGLSVYPPLEHHLLPTWIGVGGTPESVLRCAGLGYPIIFAIIGGQPRSFAPLAGLYREAMAQYGHPLQQLATHSPGHVAATDEEAREELFPHWLGMRNRIGAERGWGPGSRAEFEALCAPEGALYVGSPDTVAAKIVLLKKNLGVDRFDLKYSSGTLPHPAMMRSIELFGTEVAPRVAALLTAASSANPVK; from the coding sequence ATGCAGAACACGCCCGAAGTCCCATCCCGGTCTTCCGCTGTCGGATCCTCCGCAGCCAGCCCGCCCGCTGCCGGCCAGCCCGCACCCGGTCCCACCGCGCCGGTGGGAGCGGGCCGCGTTCTCCTTGGCCTGAACACATTCGGCGACGTCGGGGTCTTTCCGGACGGGCATGCCGTACCGCACGCCCAGGTCCTCAGGCAACTGCTGGAACAGGCGGAGCTCGCGGACGAGGTGGGGCTGCATGCGTTCGGCGTGGGAGAACACCACCGCGGGGATTTCGCCGTTTCCGCACCCGAAGTCTTCCTGGCCGCCGCAGCGGCCCGGACCCGGAATATCCGCCTGGGTTCGGCCGTGACCGTCCTCAGCTCCGATGACCCCATCCGTGTCTTCCAGCGGTTTTCCACCGTTGACGCAATCGCCAACGGGCGCGCCGAAGTGATGCTGGGCCGCGGCTCGTTCATCGAGTCCTTTGCGCTGTTTGGCCTCGACCTCGCCGACTACGAAATCCTGTTCGAGGAAAAGCTCGCGCTTTTCGACCAGGTCCGCGCCCAGCGCCCTGTGCACTGGGAAGGCCGTACCCGGCCGGCGATCAGCGGCCTGAGCGTCTACCCGCCGCTGGAACACCATCTCCTGCCAACCTGGATCGGCGTCGGCGGCACCCCCGAGTCGGTGCTGCGCTGCGCAGGGCTCGGATACCCGATCATCTTCGCGATCATCGGCGGCCAACCGCGCTCCTTCGCCCCGCTCGCGGGCCTGTACCGGGAGGCGATGGCGCAGTACGGGCACCCGCTGCAGCAGCTGGCGACGCATTCGCCGGGCCACGTCGCCGCCACCGACGAGGAGGCACGCGAGGAACTCTTCCCGCACTGGCTGGGGATGCGCAACCGGATCGGCGCCGAGCGCGGCTGGGGACCGGGCAGCCGGGCCGAATTTGAGGCCCTCTGCGCGCCCGAGGGCGCACTCTACGTCGGTTCCCCGGACACCGTGGCCGCGAAAATCGTCCTGCTCAAAAAGAACCTGGGCGTCGACCGCTTCGACCTGAAGTACAGCAGCGGCACCTTGCCGCACCCCGCCATGATGCGTTCCATTGAACTGTTCGGCACCGAAGTGGCGCCCCGCGTGGCAGCGCTGCTGACCGCGGCGTCGTCCGCGAACCCCGTGAAATGA
- the hemL gene encoding glutamate-1-semialdehyde 2,1-aminomutase codes for MTSSTPRNEELFDRARQLMPGGVNSPVRAFGSVGGTPRFMVSAKGAYLTDADGAEYVDLVCSWGPALLGHAHPEVLAAVHAAVDRGLSFGASTPDEANLAALVQERVPAAERVRMVSTGTEATMTAVRLARGFTGRNLIIKFAGCYHGHLDGLLAAAGSGLATLALPGSAGVTAATAAETLVLPYNDLAAVEEAFAAHGPNIAAVITEAAPANMGVVTPAEGFNAGLSRITREHGALLIVDEVLTGFRTGYSGYWGLTGGAAGAAEPWTPDLLTFGKVIGGGMPAAALAGRADVMDYLAPLGPVYQAGTLSGNPVAMAAGVATLTHATAEVYSFVDARSLELSAALSGALDAAGVDHSIQRAGNLFSVAFGTSARGVHNYDDAQAQDVFRYAPFFHSMLDSGVYLPPSVFEAWFLSAAHDDAAMNKIFDALPRAAKAAAAAATA; via the coding sequence ATGACTTCCAGCACCCCTCGGAACGAGGAACTCTTTGACCGTGCCCGCCAACTGATGCCCGGCGGCGTGAATTCACCCGTCCGCGCCTTCGGGTCGGTGGGCGGGACGCCGCGCTTTATGGTCTCGGCCAAAGGCGCTTACCTGACCGACGCGGACGGCGCCGAGTACGTGGATCTGGTCTGCTCCTGGGGCCCAGCATTGCTGGGACATGCCCACCCGGAGGTCCTGGCCGCCGTTCACGCCGCCGTCGACCGTGGTCTGTCCTTCGGAGCCTCGACGCCGGACGAGGCAAACCTCGCCGCCCTCGTCCAGGAGCGTGTCCCGGCCGCGGAACGCGTCCGGATGGTCTCCACCGGTACCGAAGCGACGATGACGGCCGTCCGGCTGGCCCGGGGCTTCACCGGACGCAACCTCATCATCAAGTTCGCGGGCTGCTACCACGGCCACCTCGACGGGCTCCTCGCCGCGGCCGGTTCCGGCCTGGCCACCCTCGCCCTTCCCGGGTCCGCGGGCGTCACCGCTGCGACCGCGGCCGAGACCCTCGTGCTGCCGTACAACGACCTCGCCGCCGTCGAGGAGGCCTTCGCCGCCCACGGGCCAAACATCGCCGCCGTGATCACCGAAGCCGCGCCGGCCAACATGGGGGTTGTCACCCCCGCCGAGGGCTTCAATGCGGGGCTCTCCCGGATCACGCGCGAGCACGGCGCGCTGCTGATCGTCGACGAGGTCCTGACCGGTTTCCGGACGGGCTACTCGGGTTATTGGGGACTGACCGGCGGGGCGGCCGGCGCCGCAGAGCCGTGGACTCCGGACCTGCTGACCTTCGGCAAGGTCATCGGCGGCGGCATGCCGGCAGCGGCCCTCGCCGGGCGGGCGGACGTGATGGACTACCTTGCGCCACTTGGCCCGGTCTACCAGGCCGGCACCCTGTCCGGGAATCCGGTGGCCATGGCCGCCGGCGTCGCGACCCTGACCCACGCCACCGCGGAGGTCTATTCCTTCGTGGATGCCCGTTCACTTGAGCTCTCCGCGGCACTGTCCGGGGCGCTCGACGCCGCCGGCGTGGACCACTCGATCCAGCGGGCGGGAAACCTGTTCTCGGTTGCCTTCGGCACCTCGGCCCGCGGCGTGCACAACTACGACGACGCACAGGCGCAGGACGTCTTCCGCTACGCCCCGTTCTTCCACTCCATGCTCGACTCCGGCGTCTACCTCCCGCCGTCGGTCTTCGAGGCCTGGTTCCTGTCCGCGGCCCACGACGACGCGGCCATGAACAAGATTTTCGACGCCCTGCCCCGGGCCGCCAAAGCGGCAGCCGCGGCGGCAACGGCCTGA
- a CDS encoding amino acid ABC transporter ATP-binding protein: MSEFVSGSLTAKNIHLSFGSNHVLRGIDLHVGKGTTASVIGPSGSGKSTLLRVMNRLIEPDQGDIILDGKSVLKDNPDELRRRIGMVFQQFNLFPHKTVAENVSLALRKLRGMSKEQAREEALAQLDLVGLRHKADVRPATLSGGQQQRVAIARALAMSPEVMFFDEATSALDPELVKGVLALMADLASNGMTMVVVTHEMGFSRNVSDTVTFMDAGVVVESGPPEQLFTDPRTERLQGFLSDVL, translated from the coding sequence ATGAGCGAGTTTGTTTCAGGGTCGCTGACAGCGAAAAATATCCATCTCTCGTTCGGGTCAAACCATGTCCTCCGCGGCATCGACCTGCACGTCGGGAAGGGCACGACGGCTTCCGTGATTGGGCCATCCGGTTCCGGCAAGTCAACGCTCCTCCGGGTCATGAACCGTCTGATCGAGCCCGACCAGGGCGACATCATCCTCGACGGGAAGTCCGTCCTCAAGGACAACCCGGATGAGCTCCGCCGGCGGATTGGCATGGTCTTCCAGCAGTTCAATCTCTTCCCGCACAAGACCGTGGCGGAGAACGTCTCCTTGGCGTTGCGCAAGCTCCGCGGTATGTCCAAGGAGCAGGCCCGCGAGGAGGCACTGGCGCAGCTTGACCTCGTGGGGCTCAGGCACAAGGCAGATGTTCGTCCGGCCACGCTGTCCGGAGGCCAGCAGCAGCGTGTCGCAATTGCCCGCGCCCTGGCCATGAGCCCGGAAGTCATGTTTTTCGACGAGGCGACGTCAGCGCTCGATCCCGAGCTCGTCAAGGGCGTCCTGGCGCTGATGGCAGACCTGGCGAGCAACGGCATGACCATGGTCGTGGTGACCCACGAGATGGGGTTCTCCCGCAATGTCTCCGATACGGTCACCTTTATGGACGCCGGCGTCGTGGTGGAATCCGGTCCCCCGGAGCAGCTCTTCACGGACCCGCGGACCGAAAGGCTGCAGGGCTTCCTTTCCGACGTCCTCTAG
- a CDS encoding amino acid ABC transporter permease has product MDILKQLGDTFLDWKAMGEVIPMMFAVGLPNTLVLAITSGIIGTLLGMVLALMGISRNAAVRWIARVYTDILRGLPPVLTILVIGFGFGPIIRQLTGSTSPYPMAVAALSLMSAAYIGEIFRSGIQSVDKGQLEATRALGFGYGPSMRLVVVPQGIRRVLPALVNQFIALIKESSLVFLLGLLATEREIFQIGKDAAATSGNLSPYVAAAIFYLALTVPLTHFVNWIDARLRSGRPEKKEPDEAAAKVGKGAPA; this is encoded by the coding sequence TTGGATATCCTCAAGCAACTTGGCGATACCTTCCTCGACTGGAAGGCGATGGGCGAAGTCATCCCCATGATGTTCGCGGTCGGCCTGCCGAATACGCTCGTTCTGGCCATTACGTCAGGCATCATCGGGACCCTGCTGGGGATGGTTCTTGCCTTGATGGGGATCTCCAGGAACGCAGCGGTGCGCTGGATTGCGCGCGTCTACACCGACATCCTGCGAGGATTGCCACCGGTCCTGACCATCCTCGTGATCGGTTTTGGCTTCGGTCCGATCATCCGGCAACTGACCGGTTCGACAAGCCCTTACCCGATGGCCGTAGCAGCGTTGTCGCTGATGTCGGCGGCGTACATCGGTGAGATTTTCCGCTCCGGCATCCAGAGCGTAGACAAGGGGCAACTCGAGGCCACCCGTGCCCTCGGCTTCGGCTACGGCCCGTCGATGCGGCTGGTCGTTGTGCCCCAGGGCATCCGGCGGGTACTGCCCGCGCTGGTCAACCAGTTCATCGCCCTGATCAAGGAGTCGTCACTGGTCTTCCTCCTGGGGCTGCTGGCCACGGAACGGGAGATCTTCCAGATCGGCAAGGATGCGGCGGCGACCAGCGGGAACCTGTCCCCGTATGTTGCCGCGGCAATCTTCTACCTGGCTCTGACTGTTCCGTTAACGCACTTCGTGAACTGGATTGACGCCCGTCTGCGTTCCGGCCGGCCGGAGAAGAAGGAACCCGACGAAGCGGCCGCCAAGGTCGGAAAGGGGGCCCCGGCATGA